The genomic region CAATCCCTTAGCTAATCGGCAGACGAATGAATGTATTATCCTAATCTGATAAACTGTACAACCACTGTAATTAACTAATTACTAAAATAGATTACCACAATTATTAATAGGTGGCCATGACTGCCACCAGATGAAATTAAATCGATAGAACATTATACATCGATATCGGAAGAATCAGTATCAATTATCCCAAAATACAGATACATCGCTGTTTCTTTCGGTATCGTTATTTACAACTCTATTAGGTCGAAGTTagcatatttttttccctcgcaCAATGTAAATAAGCAAAACAACCTGGTTAAAAATTCTACTGGACTTTTTGTCACATTAAACCGTATGGTAGTATTAGATGACGATGAAGAAAAGAGTGCGTAGCTTCATTAAGCTTCATGGTAATGGTCATGCAAAGTGTGTGGCACAGAGCATAACAGAAAGCTGGGAAAAGGAGTGCTatgccaatgtaaaaattattgCAAAGCACAATGAGCCATGTAACAAAGGATCAAAAGTTCTTTCAGCCAACAAATGTGTGCTAGCAGCTGCCAGCAAGAAGCTTGCTTGGATGCTGGCTGACACTGAAGAAGATGTAACGATAATTGTTGCAGAACATGATTTTACTACTCTGAAGCTTCTTCTTCAATATATTTACACAGGAGAAGTTTTAATTGATAACAATGCTCAGGAACTACGGTCATTGATTGCTGAATGGGAAATTGGCTATCCTGATGTTATTTCAGTTTCGGCTATTGAATCTAGAAGCAGCAATTCTCTAAGCGTTCAACAGAGTAACAGTTTATCCCATGAACCTGAGAAAGAACCATCCCAACAAAACAACACTGAATGCATAGATAGAATTGATCATCAAACAAATTCCATTGGAAGTGAAATCCCTATAGTAGGCATTTCAACAGATGCTCCTCCTGTTGATTATTCAAATTCTTTAGTTGACAACCATCCTGTAAACAAGATAATTCCAAAAACCAAAACTGTCTTGTCGGCAAAACACAGTAAATCAAATCAGTATGTATTTCTTTCCACATACATAAAGAAATCCAAAAACAAGCTGCATAAGAAAGCAGTCAATTCGGTGACTACGATCGGGAAAGCAGCTAAATCGAATGCCAAAATTGTAGAAGCTGCCTGTGCTGGGGATTCAGTTAcaacatcaaatcaaaataaagaatGTGATAAGGGAAACACTGCTGTTGGTGGGTTCCAAACCGTTGAGTGTATGAATTCTATCTTTGGTGAAAATCCATCAGCTTGCCTAAATAACCGCGACAACAGTGAAGTGGCTGAAGCGGTGGACACGGTGGAAGACCTAGAGGACCTTACGTTGGCTACGAAACTgctcgaagaagaaaaggcgaATCATCAAAAATTAACCGGACTAATGCTGGATTTATCAGAAATGGTGAAACGGCACAAAATCTACGCGAGACATTTCCTTGGTTCCGATAGCATTGATTCAAAATCAGCTGGTTACATAGGTTTGATAAAATTCATTGATAAATGGAGTTTGGTAATATTAGTTTTACGTGATTCTTCCCTTTAGCATCACGAATTCCATGTTTAACCTGTGGCAAAATAGTCTTCCGTGATTATATGTCAACTCATGTCAAGATTCACACCACTGAGCGGCCTTTTTTGTGTGACCAATGTGGTCAGACTTTTGCACTCCCCGAACGTCTAAGAGTAAGCATAATAGGAAGGTATTACAaccaattcaaatttttttattttatccaaTTACGAATTTAGAACCACTTGAAAAATATGCATCCTGATGAATCACAACTTAGACTACATGTTTGCTCGGACTGTGGCAAGTCATTTAAAAAAGCAGAATATCTGAAACGGCATCTCACTTTTCGTAAGTTAAGGCTATTAATACCAGCGACTTAAATGTGAACGTTTGTTCTATAAATCGAATTGGTAGATAATGGCCTAAAGCCGTATAGCTGCCCATACTGCGACAAATCTTTCCGTCTACCGAATGTCCTCTTGAAGCATAAGCGTACCCATACAGGGGAAAAACCATACGAATGTGAAGTAAGTATACCACCGTCCAATAGTTacgaatatttcaaaaaaatgaaaagggaatAGCTCGAGTTACTTATTTGGCAAATTAATGCAAATATGTTTTCGATATCGTTTGAATATCAAGACTTGCCATAGGAGATTTTCTGCACGCACCAGTTACGTCGTACACTTGCAGACTCATCGAAAGAAGAGCCGAGTATTAGAAACAACGGAGACTGAAGTTTTTGTCGACCCTGAAACTCAACTGCTAAAGTGTGATGTATGCGACACAACTTTCCACAGAGAATACGCATTCCTTGTACACAAAGCTGCTCACAAGGGTGAAGTGCCTAAATTGCCCTGTCGTCACTGCTCCGAGACCTTTGGTTCCTACAAATTACTTCGAGAACATACACGAGATCATCACGCGGATTCGCTTTATCAGTGTGAACAGTGCCCTAGCATGTTCGCCAACAAAACGGCTTTGCATTCTCATCTACAAATCCATTTGTAATCATTAAgagccattttttatttttacttacagTTGGAAGCGCACTAATTATAATCCGTAATTTTTTAGACAAGGAAAACAATTTCCGTGCGAACACTGTAGTAAGGAGTTCCAGACCAAGGTGCAGCTACAGACGCATAACCGCAGTGTTCATTCGGAACTTCGCCCCTTCCCCTGCCGATTTTGCGATAAAACCTTTAAATCGAAACTAACTTTACGCCAACATGAGCGTATTCATACTGGAGAGCGTCCTTATCAGTGTCCTCATTGCCCGAAAGCCTTCCGTCAAGACGTTCATCTTGCAAACCATATAAGGTTGCATACTGGCGAGAAACCATTTGTATGCACGTATTGCAGTAAGGCCTTCGCccataaaaacaatttaagcATTCATGTCAAAATTCATACGGGTGCCAAGAATATGTGCGGTGTATGTGGACAAGTGTTCCGGAGTATCGTTAAGTTGCGCCTTCATGAGGCTATTCACACTCCGCCTAGTGTTCATATGACGGAAGGAGAgattgcagaaaaaattttgtaaGGGCATTTTCCTGATTAATTGATGCATTTACTCCGTCGCCACTGGATGGCGTTTACCAAGCATCACCTACGTGTATTCTTAGTGTATATTACTGTTATACTTTTGAAAACcatatattgaaaaaattttggttttacagtacttattttttttttcctgcccATATGCATCTCCTGTTACCAAGTCATGTACATGTACAATTTGCCTTATCCaaactcttttattttatcgtTTTTCGAAACAGAAAAGTGATTATTAgttatttgaaatttgttaAGTTTCATTCTTCAAACCGTGTATCaattcaaaccaaaaaaaaaattcgtttatAATCAACtaattttgtttgtctatGTTTGCCGAACGATGTTTGTCTTGCTTCATGAATTCATAGTTCCATCAAAATATGGTTTGAAATGCGCGCCAGATAAGTACTGATGCTTCCAGCAGACGAAACATGCGTTATTTTGATACTGATGCCCTGATCGAAGTTGCTTCAAAATTTTGTTATGTAAGAGAGGTACATGCGGTTTTCCATTGAAACATTTTATGCCAAAtagcgttttttttaaatactgcATTCTTAAAAGAATATCGTGATGGCTCCGAGTAAAGGAGCTAAAAGGAAATCAGACAGCCCTCACACAGAAGGTGTGGAGACAAAAAGGTACAGCACTCGTTCGTCTAGTAAGAAACGTGTAAGCTATAACGAAAGTGACGATGGCGAAGAAAACGAGGCTCCCTCAAAAATTATCAGTAGCTCGGATGATGATGACTTTGTAATTGAAGACAAAGAAGCAATAAagtatgagaaaaaaaagaagcagtcACCACCATCTACAAATGCAtcacaaacgaaaaagaaaaatgtaaagtaTTTGGCTCTTGGTCATTCAGATACTCCAAAACAGGCAAATAGTAGACTTGTGGTAAATGGACCATTTAACATAGGGTTCAAACCTGTAAGCATTGATattacaaaaatgaaatctgaACTTGATTTAAGTGATTCTTCAGACTCAGACAGCTCATTGAACAATGATTGCTGTTCGAAAACCCCAGCTTCCAAACTCACTTCTGAGACAGATCATGAATTTGAAAGTGTTTCATACAAGAAACAGGAACAGGGGCTGTGTTCTACAATTAAAAACGAGCTTGTGGAAGAATCTGATAAAATTAATCCTTGGATACAAAATTTGGAAGCATTAAAGAGTGATGCCAGTGAactacaagaaacaaaaccaaaacaaatagaaaagaagcaaccaacaagaggaaaaaaagttaGACCACCTAGTAAGAAAAGCCCCAAAGTCCCCAAAAAGAAAGGCCAAACGGATGAGAGCAGTGTAGCTGAAATGTTAAAACTGGAAAAAGctcaagattcttcatcttctgACAGTGACGACGAAAACTGGGAGAAGGTAAAGGCGCCATGCGTTGCCTCAGAACGAGAACAGGAATTGCCCAAAAGTGTAGAGATTACTCTTGAGCTTTCGGgattaaaacagaaaaaaaaaggtcttgatGTTGAAAACATGATTCGACTAAAAATAAACCGTATACGCAGGGAAATTCAATTGGTATGTACGCCCTTTATGTATCTTTTGCCATTTAAATTCGCGTATAATGTCTTTcgtacattctttttttttcaaatttaatagGATTTACATCGAACGTCTTTAGTTGGCCTTTTAGCACACGGCTACCTAGTCAACAAAATGCTCAGCGATCCTGAAATCATGGCTGCTGCGCTGTCTGTCGTCCCATCTACAGGATTTCCCCCAACTCGCACCGATCTTAGCTATCTGGAAAAATTTCTGAAATGGATCTCAAATCATTTCAAGGTGAACACatctaaaacaaaatacgGTAGTCCTGGAAAGCAAGATATTTTGAATTGCGTCGCCTCTGGTAAAGCGCAAAGCATTTCAGAATTGGTGTGCACCTGCGTATCGATATGCCGATCGCTAGGCATCTTGTCTCGCTTGGTTTTATCACTTCAGCCTTTGCCGGCGAAAGTGGATTCCAGTGAACTTCAACAAAAATCACAGagtacaaagaaaaaggttgaGAAAACTTCATCCGACCAATCGCAAAACGTTACTCCTGAGCGTTCGGGCACTCACCGTTCGGCTTCTCAAAACACCAAAAAAACAGATGTTGGTAAGGAAACCTTGCATAAATCGTGACTAAGTATTGTCATTTATTTAAAGCTAACATTAGGAGCTGAGCCGACACCCATTGGCACAAAAagcaattcgaaaaaaaacccaactCGTGCGACAACTGATCGTTGCAAATCGAAACAACCTGTAAAGCCTCGTGTAGCAAATGTTCGTGAAGCCAACATGCCAAAACCGAGCACCTCAAAAATCAAGGATTCCAAATCTCCAATTAAGAGCACTGATCAAACGAAAGAGGAACCGAAGCGCAGCAGAAGGAAGTCGGCCGAAAAACCCGTGAAATACGAAGAATCCCCTTTAGATGATACTGAGGAAGAAATTTCTCGGCGTAAATCTTCGCCGATCAAAAAGCAAATGGCAGTCAAGGAGAAACCAACTAGGAATCTAAAAACCATTGAAGCTAAGAAGcccaaagagaaaataacGCCTAAACGTAGGAGAAAAAGCTCTTCTGACGAATTTGAAGAGCCAATGTCAGACGATTCCGAGAAGCCGGCTCCAAGAAaaactgcaataaaaaaggaaggccATGCCCGATCTCAGAAAATTATTTCTACTGATAGTGAAGGCGAAGCCTTAgcaaaacggaaaaaaactaTTGACATCTGGATGGAAGTCTATTtagaacaagaagaacaatGGATGAGTGTAGATGTGATTTCTGGTCAGATTCATTGTGACCGCAATTTAGAGCGGAACGCTTCTGATCCGCTTTTATATGTAGTGGCATATAATTTTGACCTAACTTGGAAGGATGTTACAGCACGCTATGCTTCCTCATTTTTGTCCACCACTCGGAAACAACGGGCACATCCTACATGGAAAAGGATATTGAGTATTCATCGAGAAAAACCGAGTCCGAGGTCCAAGGCAGAAGATGAAAGTCTGGAAAAAAGTCTCGTGGATAGACCAATGCCCACCAGCATCTCGGAATTCAAGTCTCATCCTCTCTATGCGCTCCAGCGTCATTTACTCAAAGTATGCCAGATAAAGTTGGTTCCATTAACAgcgttttgtttattcttcTCACAATTACTTTAGTTCGAAGCAATTTACCCACCATCTGCGATTCCAGTGGGTTACATACGTAAGGAGGCCGTATACGCGAGAGAATGCGTTAAAAATCTCCATTCACGAGAAACTTGGCTGAAAGAAGCGAAAGTGGTGCGAGTAAGTAGTACACTGTATCTTAGCTAATTccgttttaaaaatttcttattaGTTTTACATTTGATTCCGGCTTTTGTCACACTTCCATGTAGATAGGCGAAAAACCATACAAGATTGTTAAGGCTCGTCCGAAATGGGATCGCCATTCGCAAAAAATGGTGACTGATCAGCCACTCGAACTTTTTGGTGATTGGCAGGTAAAAAGTGATGTTGTTACCCCCAGAGTCAACCTAATGATTGGCTAAATAACGCAATACCCACTTAGATTGAAGATTACATTCCTCCACCAGCAGTAGACGGTGTGGTGCCCCGAAATGCATACGGTAACGTAGAATTATTTCTACCAACCATGCTACCCAAAGGCACCAAGCATCTTCAAATACCAGGCAAATAACTAAATTTTCTTTGCTATTTATTTCCTAATCAAAGTTTTTATCTATATTATTATTAGGTTTGAACAAAGTTGCAAGAAGATTAGGAATTGATTGCGCTCCAGGTAAGCCTCTTTTCTGTCTTTAAATTAGATTTAGTGCATAATAAGCTTTGCTTTGCTTTCGTAATAGCTATGACAGGATGGGATTACCACGGTGGTTGGTCGCATCCAGTTTACGATGGATATGTCGTCTGTGAAGAACATGTCGAAACTCTAATAGACGCCTGGAGGGTAAGTAATTCTTATGCGTTTAAAGACAGGCGTTCGGTAATCGAAATtgttctgttttctcttttaaaggTGGCCaatgaagaacaagaaaagcgtgaaagagaaaaaaaagaaaaacgggtcTATGATAACTGGAGAAGACTGATCCGAGGATTGCTCATCCGAGATCGTCTCCAGACTAAGTACTTCAAAAATGTCATTGAAGAAGACATATCTCCGGTAGTTGATGCTACCGCAAATGAAGTTGTCCAGGTTGCTTTACCCAACCAGAAAAGTACAAAAACACCATTATCGAACAagaggcagaagaaaaagtaatttttaaataagtAGTTTCCCTCCTTTCCGGTTTGTTTTACTCCTTCCTTCATGTTTTACCCTTCGTTAATGTTTTACCGTGTTTTGTTTCACAgtcgtttcgaaaaaaaaaaaaaaaaaaaaaaaaaatacagattcaagcagctgttttttttagaatccACAGAAAGCTGCGACCGCAAGGACTATACCAGATTGAAATTATATTCGTAATATAATCCTCGGTTAAAAAACTGTAGCCGTTATTTCAAACCAGCGAAGTTGATCACAACGTGCTAAATCGAGCACAAGACCGTGTAGGCCTACTAGGTAAAACGTGGATTTTACCGTTTGCTTTATTACATAATTCTTGCACAGGAACTATGGAACAATGTATTGCATATAGAATAATATATGATAGCCTGGGAGACGCTCTTTAAAATTATGCTCGGCTAACATAGGGAATTCCATTGAATCCCGTCCGTGAAGTGGAGAGATTATAAcaaaatatggcaatccaCGTTTTACACAGTCCGCGTTCTTAAATACGGTAGACTCACACGATTTACCGCAGCCGACTATGTTGTCGTCTGCTCCAATTTCATTTATTCAAGGCTATCTGTGATAAAAACTTCAGGTATGTACAGTGCACAGTTAATTTATACAATACGTCTAATATTCGCAACAAAAAccgtaaattttttaaagttatttACAGTGCATTCTGTTTATGTGTTGGAGTCCTTATGAAGCCTTTGAGTCACTAACTTAGATGCTGTAAGACATTGCTGCCATAGTGTATGAAAAACAGTACTTAAAATAACATGCATAAGATATTCTATCATGTATAGCTTAGATATTACGCAATGTGCAGTTCCATATGTTGTACTTTGAAATGTATCAGACGCATCATTTTAGTTCACGTACGGAAAAGAGCGTAAAAATGTGTTCGCAAAATTCACGAAGAGGGGAAAGTTTAAATGCAGCAATGTAATGACGTATAGATGGGCTTAGAGCAGTAGTTGGGAGATTTGTCTTTGATGCgattttattctttactttAAAATGCGTAAATATTAAGTATTGCATTCtaaattacctttaaaaaaagaataataaaagcGTTTTGTCTAAGAAAGCCACAAAATCATTCTGTAGATCGTTAGATAAGAAGTGGGATTTTGCTTAAGTTCCCATCGTTTGTCTGACCGGTGTACCACTTTTTTGGACGTATATCAGCTAAGATTTTTTGAGTTCATTACCTTTGATAAAACGCCAGAAGGAACAGTGTGATTGTGTTTAGTTTACCGTAACACGTTACCAGTAAACGAATAGTGTTTTTGAGAACTACGTAAACATTGGTATAATCAACAGAAGATTTGATCAAATTTCATTCGAATTTTTAGGTGTGTTTCCGTACAAGGGGTTCTTCAGGTTCTGAGGTCGAAGTGTTCATCATGGATCACGACAAGTATGGGATCCGCAAAGCCATAAAGGAAGACTGTGAATCAATCCAGCGACTAATACAAGTATGCCATTGATATTAtaagtagtttttttttccttcacttGCTCCCAGTAGcttcacaaaaacaaaattggttCACATGGTTCATTAACTTATATCGCCCCTTAAGCTGTATATTTTGTAAGTGCATATAACActgtaaaatttttaaagaatctttttgaaattttgtgtATTTTCAGGAATTAGCCGACTACGAAAAAATGCCGAATGGTCCCCAACTCGACCCAAAAAGTactcagtaaaaaaaaaaaattaagatgtTCTGAAATCAACCCTATTTTACTTAGTTTATTAATTATAGCGCTAGAGCAAGATGGATTTGGGATCCGTCCTTTTTTTGAAGCATTTGTAGCTGTGGAGAAAGAGTCGAACCGGATCATTGGATTTGCGCTATATTTCTTTACGTATTCTACCTGGGTAATTATTATCGTTAACCATTATTTGAGTAAATGGATATCAAGTTGCTGTTGTTTAGCAAGGGAAGTCGTTGTACATGGAGGATATTTACGTACAGCTCCAACATCGACGGAAAGGGGTTGGTTTGTCCCTCCTTCGCGCCGTCTCCCAGGTATTCATGAATAGTCAGTATGATTCCTTGCTTGAAGATTATTAACAAATAGCATTACTGTTACGTCATTAGGCGGCGCTTTCAGAAAACTGTGTTCGCTTGAACTTTTCCGTTTTGAATTGGAATTCACCTTCCATTGAATTCTATAAGTCATTGGGGGCATCAGATTTGACAGAGAAAGAAGGGTGGCACTGTTTTCGGATGAATAGAGCCGAAATCGAACAACTAGCCCAATGTAAAGCGTGATACACTTAACGATTTCTATTAAACATTGTAAGCTaaaaccacaacaacaaaaaattccctttttgttgATGAAATACCTTGACATTTGGTACAAAGGCCTTATTGAATATGCATTTGCAGCGATTTAAACACGAGCAGTTAGACTTTCTTGTCAGGAATTCAGCATGTGGTAAATCTTATGTTTAGTAAAAATTCCACAAGT from Daphnia carinata strain CSIRO-1 chromosome 6, CSIRO_AGI_Dcar_HiC_V3, whole genome shotgun sequence harbors:
- the LOC130690022 gene encoding oocyte zinc finger protein XlCOF6-like isoform X1 → MTMKKRVRSFIKLHGNGHAKCVAQSITESWEKECYANVKIIAKHNEPCNKGSKVLSANKCVLAAASKKLAWMLADTEEDVTIIVAEHDFTTLKLLLQYIYTGEVLIDNNAQELRSLIAEWEIGYPDVISVSAIESRSSNSLSVQQSNSLSHEPEKEPSQQNNTECIDRIDHQTNSIGSEIPIVGISTDAPPVDYSNSLVDNHPVNKIIPKTKTVLSAKHSKSNQYVFLSTYIKKSKNKLHKKAVNSVTTIGKAAKSNAKIVEAACAGDSVTTSNQNKECDKGNTAVGGFQTVECMNSIFGENPSACLNNRDNSEVAEAVDTVEDLEDLTLATKLLEEEKANHQKLTGLMLDLSEMVKRHKIYARHFLGSDSIDSKSAGYIASRIPCLTCGKIVFRDYMSTHVKIHTTERPFLCDQCGQTFALPERLRNHLKNMHPDESQLRLHVCSDCGKSFKKAEYLKRHLTFHNGLKPYSCPYCDKSFRLPNVLLKHKRTHTGEKPYECETCHRRFSARTSYVVHLQTHRKKSRVLETTETEVFVDPETQLLKCDVCDTTFHREYAFLVHKAAHKGEVPKLPCRHCSETFGSYKLLREHTRDHHADSLYQCEQCPSMFANKTALHSHLQIHLQGKQFPCEHCSKEFQTKVQLQTHNRSVHSELRPFPCRFCDKTFKSKLTLRQHERIHTGERPYQCPHCPKAFRQDVHLANHIRLHTGEKPFVCTYCSKAFAHKNNLSIHVKIHTGAKNMCGVCGQVFRSIVKLRLHEAIHTPPSVHMTEGEIAEKIL
- the LOC130690022 gene encoding zinc finger protein ZFP2-like isoform X2; the encoded protein is MLADTEEDVTIIVAEHDFTTLKLLLQYIYTGEVLIDNNAQELRSLIAEWEIGYPDVISVSAIESRSSNSLSVQQSNSLSHEPEKEPSQQNNTECIDRIDHQTNSIGSEIPIVGISTDAPPVDYSNSLVDNHPVNKIIPKTKTVLSAKHSKSNQYVFLSTYIKKSKNKLHKKAVNSVTTIGKAAKSNAKIVEAACAGDSVTTSNQNKECDKGNTAVGGFQTVECMNSIFGENPSACLNNRDNSEVAEAVDTVEDLEDLTLATKLLEEEKANHQKLTGLMLDLSEMVKRHKIYARHFLGSDSIDSKSAGYIASRIPCLTCGKIVFRDYMSTHVKIHTTERPFLCDQCGQTFALPERLRNHLKNMHPDESQLRLHVCSDCGKSFKKAEYLKRHLTFHNGLKPYSCPYCDKSFRLPNVLLKHKRTHTGEKPYECETCHRRFSARTSYVVHLQTHRKKSRVLETTETEVFVDPETQLLKCDVCDTTFHREYAFLVHKAAHKGEVPKLPCRHCSETFGSYKLLREHTRDHHADSLYQCEQCPSMFANKTALHSHLQIHLQGKQFPCEHCSKEFQTKVQLQTHNRSVHSELRPFPCRFCDKTFKSKLTLRQHERIHTGERPYQCPHCPKAFRQDVHLANHIRLHTGEKPFVCTYCSKAFAHKNNLSIHVKIHTGAKNMCGVCGQVFRSIVKLRLHEAIHTPPSVHMTEGEIAEKIL
- the LOC130690015 gene encoding DNA repair protein complementing XP-C cells homolog, which encodes MAPSKGAKRKSDSPHTEGVETKRYSTRSSSKKRVSYNESDDGEENEAPSKIISSSDDDDFVIEDKEAIKYEKKKKQSPPSTNASQTKKKNVKYLALGHSDTPKQANSRLVVNGPFNIGFKPVSIDITKMKSELDLSDSSDSDSSLNNDCCSKTPASKLTSETDHEFESVSYKKQEQGLCSTIKNELVEESDKINPWIQNLEALKSDASELQETKPKQIEKKQPTRGKKVRPPSKKSPKVPKKKGQTDESSVAEMLKLEKAQDSSSSDSDDENWEKVKAPCVASEREQELPKSVEITLELSGLKQKKKGLDVENMIRLKINRIRREIQLDLHRTSLVGLLAHGYLVNKMLSDPEIMAAALSVVPSTGFPPTRTDLSYLEKFLKWISNHFKVNTSKTKYGSPGKQDILNCVASGKAQSISELVCTCVSICRSLGILSRLVLSLQPLPAKVDSSELQQKSQSTKKKVEKTSSDQSQNVTPERSGTHRSASQNTKKTDVGAEPTPIGTKSNSKKNPTRATTDRCKSKQPVKPRVANVREANMPKPSTSKIKDSKSPIKSTDQTKEEPKRSRRKSAEKPVKYEESPLDDTEEEISRRKSSPIKKQMAVKEKPTRNLKTIEAKKPKEKITPKRRRKSSSDEFEEPMSDDSEKPAPRKTAIKKEGHARSQKIISTDSEGEALAKRKKTIDIWMEVYLEQEEQWMSVDVISGQIHCDRNLERNASDPLLYVVAYNFDLTWKDVTARYASSFLSTTRKQRAHPTWKRILSIHREKPSPRSKAEDESLEKSLVDRPMPTSISEFKSHPLYALQRHLLKFEAIYPPSAIPVGYIRKEAVYARECVKNLHSRETWLKEAKVVRIGEKPYKIVKARPKWDRHSQKMVTDQPLELFGDWQIEDYIPPPAVDGVVPRNAYGNVELFLPTMLPKGTKHLQIPGLNKVARRLGIDCAPAMTGWDYHGGWSHPVYDGYVVCEEHVETLIDAWRVANEEQEKREREKKEKRVYDNWRRLIRGLLIRDRLQTKYFKNVIEEDISPVVDATANEVVQVALPNQKSTKTPLSNKRQKKK
- the LOC130690062 gene encoding thialysine N-epsilon-acetyltransferase-like — translated: MDHDKYGIRKAIKEDCESIQRLIQELADYEKMPNGPQLDPKTLEQDGFGIRPFFEAFVAVEKESNRIIGFALYFFTYSTWQGKSLYMEDIYVQLQHRRKGVGLSLLRAVSQAALSENCVRLNFSVLNWNSPSIEFYKSLGASDLTEKEGWHCFRMNRAEIEQLAQCKA